The following nucleotide sequence is from Bacillota bacterium.
AGTACCACACAGCCCCCGAAATCCTTTACACCGTGGCTCCGCAGGCCTTTGACCCTCCTCCGGCTGTTCACTCCGCCGTCGTGAGGTTCAAGGTGCTGGCGAGGCCACCAGTCGAAGCATCACCGGACATCCTCTTCGAGCTTGTCCGGGCAAGCTTTGGGCAGCGAAGGAAAAGTCTCCGCAACTCCCTTGTGGCCTCCCACCTCTTCAGAGGGGACCGGGCCCTCGTGCGATGCGTGCTCGAGCGGGCTTGTGTTGACGGGGCAAGGCGGGCCGAGAGCCTCTCGCTTTACGAATTTGCCGCGCTTGCGCGGGCTCTTCAAACCGAGGCCTCAGATACGAGGTGAACCCAGTGGACTTTATAAGCCCGTCCAAGGGCAAGATGAGTTTCGATGAAACATTCCAGGACATCATGGGGTACGTGCATGACGTCCCTGATGCTGCGTACAAGCTGATCATCGGCACTGACTCCCAGCTGTCTGAAGATACATGCTTCGTCAGTGCGATTATCATACACAGGGTGGGCAAGGGCGCACGCTACTACTACTCCAGGGAGCACGCAAAGGTGGGCAAAAGCCTCAGGCAGAGAATGTTCTACGAAGCATCCAAGAGCTTGAGCCTCGCAAGTCAGTTGGCGGACAGGCTTGCAGAGAACGGCCATTCAGAGGTGAACGTCGAGATCCACCTGGACGTGGGAGAGAACGGGCAGACCAAGGAACTCATCCGGGATATAGTGGGCATGATTACCGGCACGGGTTTCGCCGCGCGAATCAAGCCTGACTCCTATGGGGCGTCCAAGGTGGCCGACAAGCACACCAAATAGTTCCGGGGGCACGGTCCTTGTCCTCGCTTCCCCTCATACACTGGTTCTGGAATGCACGAAGGCCAGGTGTTCGGCGAGTAAGCCGCGTGGCGAGCATGCCGGGTACATCTGGCCTCCTACGCAGGGGGGAGGCTATTGGCTGAGAGGATCCCCTTTCACGAGGGGGACATC
It contains:
- a CDS encoding ribonuclease H-like YkuK family protein — its product is MDFISPSKGKMSFDETFQDIMGYVHDVPDAAYKLIIGTDSQLSEDTCFVSAIIIHRVGKGARYYYSREHAKVGKSLRQRMFYEASKSLSLASQLADRLAENGHSEVNVEIHLDVGENGQTKELIRDIVGMITGTGFAARIKPDSYGASKVADKHTK